The DNA region TATATTAACATCActaaatttaaattgatttgAACAAGTGCTTGTACAAAGTggaaaggaaaggaaaggaaaCGAATTAGACaaacaaatttgaaaaaattgcaaacaaaatataaaatggtAAAGCACCCCCAAAATTACCAAACATACAGGGAAAAAGCGTAAAATTAATTAGAGCAAAACAATCACCACCTTTACCTTAGTCCCCACATCTCTTTAtcagcatatatatatataggtacaATAGCAAGAATTCATCACAATCGTTTTCTACTTGATGCATTACTAAAAAGAAAGCGAGGCTACTAGAATCAAATGATGGGAAAATGGGAAGTAGCTAAAATGACAAATTGGCTCTACAGTAACATATAATCAAGTTACAGAATTGATAATGTCTCGATGAAAAACCTAAGAATGCTGCTGATACATTTTCTACGCCAGCCAGCAAAGGTGGTCTCTCGGTATATTCCATGCTATTCCTCAATCAATCTTCACTGACGAAAAGAGGTAATGAACAAAGTAGAACGAAGTAAGTAAGCCAATGGTGCCCGTAGAGAGCATGATCGCGATTGCCATTATCAGTGAGTACCCGAGATAAAGTGTAGCCGACACTGGTCCACTCAGACTTTGGAGGTCAAAGACTAGATAGTTGATGGAGTACAAGAATACGTAGAGTGCAACAGAACCAGAGGCATAGAATGCTTTCCACCACCACATCCAATCCTCAACGCATAGATGCATGTAGGTCAGGACAACAGATACTTCTGCGCAAACTATCACTAGCAACAACAGAACGACAAGCAAGAAGCCGAAGACATAGTAGAACCTCCCAAGCCAGATGCTAGAAAGGATGAAGAAAAGCTCAATGAAGAGGGTTCCGAAGGGAAGAGTTCCAGCACCAAGAACGAGAAGCCATGAGGGATATTTGCGCGCAGGAATCTCTCTAGGGATCTGGTTAGTGCGCACAGGTAACTGAATAGGTTCAGCTCGTGTGCCTAAGTGTCCGCCCAAGAGAGTGAGGGGCACTGAGATGCAGAACCAGAGTGCCAAGAGTATAAAGTACAAGGAAAGAGGAATAGCCCCAGTACTCTTACTTCCCCAAAGGATAAAGTTCAAGAAAGTCAATATAACAAAAACGATTCCAGGGAAGAAGCAAGCTATTGACCAAGAAACTGATCTCCACTCTGTAGATGTGCCTTTAATAGTTGTCCACATTCTCACACCGACATAACCAGCAGCAATACCGAGGAAGAGATAAAGTAATATCATGCCAGTCAACAGCATGCCTCGTGAAGCTGGTGACATGAAACCAAGAGCTGCAAAGACAATAGTGACAACAGCCATCCCGGTAATCTGAACCCCATCTCCAACCATCACACAGAGTAACTTCGAATGGGAAGGCTCTCTGAAAACATCACCAACCACAAGCTTCCATCCGGAAAGCTCCTCATTCATCTGGGCCTGAGCCTCTTTGTCCAGCTCTTCATACCTTGTCAGATCCCTTCTCACTGTTCTCAAAAATATGACAAAAACAATGCCTGCCAAGAAGAAAATCACCATCAGTGAGTTTAGAATTGAGAACCAGTGCACACGGGCACCTTCCATCTTCAGGTAGGCATCCCACCGAGATGGCCATCTGATGTCGCTTTTTACAAACTCCACGTCATATGTAAAGGTCACCCTCTCGTGTTCCCTTATAATCTGAGAGTTGCCAATCTCCTGTGGACAGCTGACAGATGGAACAGTATCAAACCTGTGGAGCTTAGTCATCTTCTCAGGGTCGTATTTAACACTACAAGGGACAACCTCAAAACCAACAATCTCAAATCCTGAAGCCTTCTTTTTGTCAGCTTCTGAAATGACACCCATACCTTCTTCACCTGTGCCAATTATCTCCACACCAGCCCCTTCATACTCATGAATTAATACCTTAAACTTGAGATGGTTAATGATGTAATCATCATTACTGTTTTGAGGAGTATAACCAACTGGGTAGCCAGTCCATTGAATTTTAACCCCATTTTGGTTGGTAAACCTCATAGCAGGTAAGTTATCAAGTATCATGTTCACTTGATACAGATCCCGAGTTCTTTGTTTTAGAAGCTTTACATCATTTTCACTCAATTCAGGAGTGGTGCACAGGTAGAGAGACTCATTGACATTCATGCGGAATCGATATGGAGAGTTGTCAATCTGATCTCCCATTAGCAGCTCACCGAGATTCTCAGCACTTTTTTTAATTCCTCCTTGAGGCTTGCAGTAAGGTAGACTGTAATAGCTGAAGGGAAGCTCAGTTTCAATGGAGGTCAAAGAATTCACTTTGGCAAAAATCTCCTCTCCTGGTGAATATGTATGCATATAGCTTCCAGGTAGATAGAAACCATTGCAGGCTTGGAATATAAGAATCAAGTACGCGAAAAAAGTGCATGATTTCCTTCTTGAAATTGAAGGGAACGCCATTGCTCGAAAGAAGGAAAGCATAGAATATTCCCCAAACCCACTTGAGATAAGCTAAAATGAAgacataaaaatcaaatctgCAAAAGGAAGATTCACCCAATCAGTATACTGCTTCTTGATTTAAGTTCAAGACTACATGTCTTACAATTTAATTGTGGCCAAGGGCTTTTCAGGCCACAATACATGTTTACAACCAAACATTAACCAGAAAACATATTTAAAAGCATGTTTCTCACACCTCTTGAATCAAGGTTCTGAACAGAAATATCCAAGCATGTATTTCCCTAAAAGTTCTTGTAGCTAATACTgttatagtgatttttatattttttattggaATGCATTTCATTGTCCATCCAGCAGAAGTTTAACTGCTCAATGGGGAAGAAAATTTAAGAATGCCTTAATTTGTCCTAATTCAAAGGTAGAGTTGTAGATATGCCACTTTCTCTTTAAGGAATTTAAAACTAACTTGTGACTATCAAATAAACAATATGCGCACAAAATGGATTTCCATGTCTAGAAGCTCATATGGAATCAATAATTTCCTACATAGGACTTCAATTCACGCAAGGAGTGTAACTAACTAGTCACAAATACAAATACCACATAGCTATCAAAATACAAGGTTAATCTTTCAAACTGCTAAGCCTATCTGCCAACTGCTGATCAGGATAAAGTTCTAACAAAGATAAAAATGACGGAAGCAGGTAGAACATATAATTAAACAAAAGGCAACATCTTACAGCATGCAGACACCTTTGTACATTGTTTGCAAGCAGAGATACTGCGCTTTAGTCTAGACAATTTCCATTACAGTGTAGCATCAACAAGAAGCCAGATTGGTGTGGCTATCATCTTATGTTCTCAATGCATGCCAAATCCTAAGGTTCCCCACTATGATTATGTCATGATAGATCTTCAAAATAATTAGCTAAATATCTGGGCACATAAGAGAGTCAAAGACCACTCAAAATTTAGTAGTTTAGGCTTTCTATACATTTTGATAGCTACCTGAGAAACGACTattgggaattttttttatcatcatgCTAGCATATGAATAGTGATCTTGAGAAGACAGTGAATCAAAATTCTTGCAGGGTACACAGTTTGTTGAAATATGCAAAGATTGTTGGGCATGCAGCACAATTCACCCGTTATTGAAGCTACAAACCAATAATCACTCATCTGGAAACTGACATTTTTCATCGCACATGCAAAAGGCTAGAACATACTGCATGAGCATCTGTTAAAATACTAGCAATCTACCTCTATCAGACAAATAAGGTAAATAGAGCACAAATCAATCAAATAAACCTTTCTCCAT from Salvia splendens isolate huo1 chromosome 9, SspV2, whole genome shotgun sequence includes:
- the LOC121747141 gene encoding transmembrane 9 superfamily member 12-like, whose protein sequence is MLSFFRAMAFPSISRRKSCTFFAYLILIFQACNGFYLPGSYMHTYSPGEEIFAKVNSLTSIETELPFSYYSLPYCKPQGGIKKSAENLGELLMGDQIDNSPYRFRMNVNESLYLCTTPELSENDVKLLKQRTRDLYQVNMILDNLPAMRFTNQNGVKIQWTGYPVGYTPQNSNDDYIINHLKFKVLIHEYEGAGVEIIGTGEEGMGVISEADKKKASGFEIVGFEVVPCSVKYDPEKMTKLHRFDTVPSVSCPQEIGNSQIIREHERVTFTYDVEFVKSDIRWPSRWDAYLKMEGARVHWFSILNSLMVIFFLAGIVFVIFLRTVRRDLTRYEELDKEAQAQMNEELSGWKLVVGDVFREPSHSKLLCVMVGDGVQITGMAVVTIVFAALGFMSPASRGMLLTGMILLYLFLGIAAGYVGVRMWTTIKGTSTEWRSVSWSIACFFPGIVFVILTFLNFILWGSKSTGAIPLSLYFILLALWFCISVPLTLLGGHLGTRAEPIQLPVRTNQIPREIPARKYPSWLLVLGAGTLPFGTLFIELFFILSSIWLGRFYYVFGFLLVVLLLLVIVCAEVSVVLTYMHLCVEDWMWWWKAFYASGSVALYVFLYSINYLVFDLQSLSGPVSATLYLGYSLIMAIAIMLSTGTIGLLTSFYFVHYLFSSVKID